TCGTCACGGTCACGCCCGCGGCATGCAGGCCGTAGTAGACCTCGGGGAACTCGGGGATCGTCGGGGCGATGAACAGCACGCGGTCGAGCGGCGACAGCCCGGCGGCACGCACCGCGCCGGCCACGCGCTGGTTCGTCTCGCGCAGCTCACGGAACGTGATCGTCCGGGGCGAGCGGATGGCCACCCGGTCCGGCTCGCCGTCGGCGTGGGCCCAGACCCGCGAAACGATGTTGACCATGCGTCGTCCTTCGATCAGCCTCGGTGTGACGCGCCTCATGGGGCTGCATCACAAGATGAACTTGGGTTCAATTTTAATATCGTATCCCGCGGGCCCCCGCCTGACCACCCCGGACGACTCCACCGCCACATGAGGGCGGATTCAACTCTGGGTAGGGTGGCGCCCATGCACACCGTTGCCCGGCCCACCATGGACCAGATCGACGCCCTCGGCACCGCGCTCTCGCTGGTCGCCCTTCCCGAGTTCGAGGACGGGAACGGTCACGTCAACGTCGGCCACTACTACCGGCTCCACATGGAGGCCGGCGACGCGGCGTTCCAGCGCCTGGGATTCGACGAGGAGTACCGAGACCGCACCGGCCACAGTGTCTTCAGCGTCGAGCACCACATCAAGTTCCTCGACGAGTCGCTCGTCGGCGACGAGCTCTCGGTGCACCTGCGCCTGCTGGGCGTGAGCGCGAAGGCGCTGCACGCGCAGACCATCTTGGTGAACCGCTCCCGCGGGACCGTGGCCAACACGCTGGAGTTCCTCGAGCTGCACGTCGACCTCACCACCCGCCGCACCACGGCCATGCCGCAGCACCTCGTCGCGCCCCTGGAGGCCCTGCGCGACGAGCATGCCGCCCTGCCGTGGGGGCTTCCGCTGGCCGGACCCCTCGGCGTCCGCTGAGCCCGTCGCGCCCTGCGCCTGCGTTCGTGCTCGGCTAGCGTCGAGTCGTCGGACAGGAGGGGCGATGCCGGACACGAACGAGCCCGAGCGAACCCCCGACGGTCACTTCCTGGTGATCGGCGGACGGCGGTGGCGCGCGAGTGACCCCGCGATCCCCGGTCCGCTGCGCCAGGAGCTCGTCGACGAGTTGATGAGCGCCCGCCGCGCGGTGAAGGCCGGAGAGCCGGACGCCCGCGATCGGGTCGGCGACGCGAAGGTCGCCCTCGGTGAGCGCGGCCGGCCGTGGTGGGAGGAGCCCACCGACCACTCGCTCGCCACGCGCTCCGAGGCGGCCGTCCGCGCCCTGCTGCGCCACCGCGACGGCACCACGATCTGCCCCAGCGACGTCGCTCGGGTCGTGGGCGGCGACCACTGGCGGCGCCACATGGACGCGGTGCGCGAGGTCGCCGACGCCCTCGCCGGGACCGGAGCCGTCGTCGTCACCCAGCGCGGCGAGACCGTCACCGCGACGACGGCGAAGGGGCCGGTCCGGATCGGACGCGGCGACCGCTTCGCCTGACCGTCAGCGGACGCGCACGACCTTGCTCGACTTCGCCGACGTGGTGACCCCGTCGCCGGAGTAGACCACGCGGATCCGGTGCTTGCCCTTCTTCGTGACCTTCGGCAGCAGGATCGCCACCTTGCCGCCGTTCTTCACGTACAGGCGCTTCGTGGCGATGCGCTTCGACCCGTCGTACACGCGGATCGTTCCGGTCGGGCGGACGAGCGGCGCGGAGACCCGCACGACCAGTCGCGCCCGCTTCGTGCGCTTGAGGCTCGACGGCATCGACATCGACACCCGGGCCCTGGCCTTCGTCCTCGGCACGGAGACCGTGCCGGCGCGGTAGACACCGGCGAAGCTCCCCGAGACGACCGTGTCGCGAGCCGTGAGGGTGCGACCGAGGTCGGCGCCGGTGATTCGGTAGCTCGATCCCGAGCCGATGCGCGTCGCTCCACGCCACCAGGTGATCGCCGACGTGCCGCCCTTGTTGGTCAGCCCGCGCGAGGTCGCGCGAACCACTCCCCCGGGCTTGACCGTGCCCGAGATCGCGGGTGCTCCCAGCGGTGCCGTGACCTTCGACAGGTCGAGGATGCCCGTTCCGCAGGACGTGCGTCCCGACGACGTGCAGTCGATCGTGTCTGTGGTGCGCTCCACGCCCCCTAGCAGGATCGTCCCGGAGCCCTTGATCACCGGGGAGAACGGCTGCACGGCGGCCTTGAGCCTCGACTCGACGGCGGCC
This genomic interval from Aeromicrobium choanae contains the following:
- a CDS encoding thioesterase family protein; translated protein: MHTVARPTMDQIDALGTALSLVALPEFEDGNGHVNVGHYYRLHMEAGDAAFQRLGFDEEYRDRTGHSVFSVEHHIKFLDESLVGDELSVHLRLLGVSAKALHAQTILVNRSRGTVANTLEFLELHVDLTTRRTTAMPQHLVAPLEALRDEHAALPWGLPLAGPLGVR
- a CDS encoding DUF3253 domain-containing protein; its protein translation is MPDTNEPERTPDGHFLVIGGRRWRASDPAIPGPLRQELVDELMSARRAVKAGEPDARDRVGDAKVALGERGRPWWEEPTDHSLATRSEAAVRALLRHRDGTTICPSDVARVVGGDHWRRHMDAVREVADALAGTGAVVVTQRGETVTATTAKGPVRIGRGDRFA